The Nitrosomonas communis genome has a segment encoding these proteins:
- the lepA gene encoding translation elongation factor 4 → MQHIRNFSIIAHIDHGKSTLADRIIQFCGGLSDREMEEQVLDSMELERERGITIKAQTVALKYQARNGQTFLLNLIDTPGHVDFSYEVSRSLAACEGALLVVDASQGVEAQTVANCYTAIEQGVEVIPVLNKIDLPAADPDRVIAEIEDIIGIEATDALRVSAKTGQGIQDMLEVVVKRIPAPKGDPNAPLKALIIDSWFDNYVGVVILVRVVDGVLKAGNKIMLMASHAAYLCEQVGIFLPKAENRDSLSAGEVGFVISGIKELKSAKVGDTVTLADNPAAEPLVGFKEIKPQVFAGLYPVESNQYDALRAALEKLQLNDSSLQFEPETSQALGFGFRCGFLGLLHLDIVQERLEREYDMDLITTAPTVIYQVALRDGTVIEIENPSKMPDLSKIEEIREPIITTTILVPEEYVGTVMSLCTGKRGVQRNMQYMGRQVMLVYEMPLNEVVMDFFDRLKSVSRGYASLDYEFKEFRAADLVKLDILINSEKVDALSLIVHRASSQQRGRELAQKMRELIPRQMFDIAVQAAIGAHVVARENVKALRKNVLAKCYGGDITRKRKLLEKQKAGKKRMKRVGNVEIPQAAFLAILQVGK, encoded by the coding sequence ATGCAACACATTCGCAATTTTTCTATTATCGCGCATATCGATCACGGTAAATCTACATTAGCTGATCGCATCATACAGTTTTGTGGTGGTTTATCTGATCGAGAGATGGAAGAGCAAGTGCTCGACTCTATGGAGTTAGAGCGTGAACGCGGCATTACCATTAAAGCGCAGACAGTTGCTTTAAAATACCAGGCACGTAATGGTCAGACTTTTCTGCTGAATTTGATTGATACACCGGGTCATGTCGATTTCTCTTATGAAGTGTCCCGCTCCTTAGCTGCCTGTGAAGGAGCTTTATTGGTCGTAGATGCTTCCCAGGGAGTAGAAGCTCAAACGGTAGCGAATTGCTATACCGCAATCGAGCAGGGCGTCGAGGTGATACCGGTTTTGAACAAGATTGATTTGCCTGCAGCTGACCCAGACCGAGTGATTGCAGAAATAGAAGATATCATCGGGATAGAGGCAACAGATGCTTTGCGCGTGAGTGCTAAGACAGGTCAAGGCATACAGGATATGCTGGAAGTAGTGGTTAAGCGTATCCCCGCCCCTAAGGGAGACCCAAATGCACCATTGAAAGCACTCATTATTGACTCGTGGTTTGATAATTATGTAGGTGTTGTCATATTGGTACGGGTGGTCGATGGCGTATTGAAAGCCGGCAACAAAATCATGCTCATGGCTAGCCACGCGGCTTACCTATGTGAACAAGTGGGGATATTTTTACCTAAAGCAGAAAATCGTGATTCGCTGAGTGCGGGTGAAGTGGGTTTCGTTATCTCTGGTATTAAGGAATTGAAATCAGCCAAGGTAGGTGATACCGTCACCTTGGCTGATAATCCTGCCGCTGAACCTTTGGTTGGATTTAAAGAAATCAAGCCACAAGTATTTGCCGGGCTTTATCCGGTCGAATCCAATCAATATGATGCCTTACGCGCTGCATTAGAAAAACTGCAATTGAATGATTCATCGCTACAGTTTGAACCCGAGACGTCTCAAGCGCTTGGCTTTGGTTTCCGTTGTGGCTTTCTAGGTTTACTCCATTTAGATATTGTTCAGGAGAGGCTGGAGCGGGAATATGATATGGATCTTATCACCACTGCGCCAACCGTTATTTATCAGGTTGCGTTGCGTGATGGGACAGTGATTGAAATTGAGAATCCATCCAAAATGCCCGACCTCTCTAAAATTGAAGAGATTCGAGAACCGATCATTACCACAACGATATTAGTGCCAGAAGAATATGTGGGTACTGTTATGTCGTTATGCACCGGTAAGCGTGGGGTTCAGAGAAATATGCAATATATGGGCAGGCAAGTAATGCTTGTTTATGAAATGCCGCTAAATGAAGTTGTCATGGATTTTTTTGATAGACTCAAATCGGTTAGTCGAGGTTATGCTTCGCTGGATTATGAATTCAAAGAATTTCGCGCCGCCGATTTGGTGAAACTCGATATATTGATCAATAGTGAAAAAGTGGATGCATTGTCATTAATCGTGCATCGTGCTAGCAGCCAACAAAGAGGTCGTGAATTAGCACAAAAAATGCGTGAGCTTATTCCCCGACAAATGTTTGATATCGCGGTGCAGGCAGCTATTGGGGCCCATGTCGTGGCAAGAGAAAATGTTAAAGCGTTGCGTAAGAATGTTTTGGCCAAATGTTATGGTGGAGATATCACGCGCAAACGTAAACTGCTTGAGAAGCAGAAGGCAGGAAAAAAACGTATGAAACGCGTCGGTAATGTAGAGATTCCCCAGGCGGCATTTTTGGCCATTCTGCAGGTTGGTAAATAA
- a CDS encoding glutaredoxin family protein codes for MDRKKLIVYGRRDCHLCQEMIAALQKLQKQIEFQFEVIDIDSDPQLVNQYNERIPVLVSANDKQDEICHYYLDEAALDAYFAKIR; via the coding sequence ATGGATAGAAAAAAGCTGATTGTGTATGGTCGGAGGGATTGTCATCTTTGTCAGGAAATGATTGCAGCATTACAAAAATTACAGAAGCAAATCGAGTTTCAATTTGAAGTGATTGATATCGATAGCGATCCTCAGCTGGTAAATCAGTATAATGAGCGAATTCCAGTATTGGTGTCAGCAAATGATAAACAAGACGAAATCTGCCATTATTACCTTGATGAAGCTGCATTAGATGCTTATTTTGCTAAAATTCGATAG
- a CDS encoding DegQ family serine endoprotease produces MPKIVLLCFLIFCSIGFVHSKELPDFTGLVEQYGEAVVNISTVQTQQITGNQIFPEIPNIPEDSPFYEFFRRYMHPFSGPKKYESKSLGSGFIISKDGYILTNAHVVEAANQINVRLTDKREFNAQVIGTDRKTDVALIKIDAKDLPVVTQGDPEKLKVGEWVIAIGSPFGFENSVTAGIVSAKGRSLAQESYVPFIQTDVAINPGNSGGPLFNMTGEVVGINSQIYSRTGGFMGLSFAIPINVATEIATQLKEHGKVSRGKIGIMIQEMTEELAESFGLSQARGALVVSVEKDGPADKAGIEVKDVILKFDGKDIAVSSDLPRLVGNTKPKSKVPVQVWRDGATKNLTVLVGEMPSDEGDRSRKQSKAPDTSNPLGLALSELSDKQKKQLGIENGLLVEEVQGGIANRAGIRQGDIILGFNSQDVTTVKQFNQLLSKVEKGRNIALLIKRGDMTTFITMKLDN; encoded by the coding sequence ATGCCAAAAATTGTTCTACTGTGCTTCCTGATATTTTGTTCCATCGGTTTTGTGCATTCAAAGGAGCTGCCTGATTTCACAGGTCTGGTTGAGCAATATGGAGAAGCAGTGGTAAATATTAGTACAGTACAAACACAACAGATTACAGGAAATCAGATTTTTCCTGAAATTCCTAATATTCCAGAAGATTCCCCTTTCTACGAATTTTTTCGCAGGTATATGCACCCATTCTCAGGTCCTAAGAAGTATGAATCCAAATCGTTAGGGTCTGGTTTCATTATAAGTAAGGATGGATATATTCTAACAAATGCGCATGTCGTCGAAGCTGCCAATCAGATTAATGTCAGACTAACCGATAAAAGAGAATTTAATGCACAGGTTATTGGTACGGACCGTAAAACTGACGTCGCGCTTATCAAGATTGATGCGAAAGACTTGCCTGTGGTAACTCAGGGTGATCCGGAAAAGCTCAAGGTAGGGGAGTGGGTCATTGCCATTGGCTCTCCTTTTGGTTTCGAAAATAGTGTAACTGCAGGGATAGTCAGCGCGAAAGGCCGCTCGCTTGCGCAGGAAAGCTATGTTCCCTTTATCCAGACCGATGTGGCGATTAATCCCGGTAATTCTGGTGGTCCCCTTTTTAATATGACGGGCGAGGTAGTCGGTATCAACTCGCAGATTTATAGCCGAACAGGTGGTTTTATGGGGTTGTCTTTCGCTATTCCGATCAACGTGGCAACAGAGATAGCCACTCAACTTAAGGAACATGGGAAAGTCTCACGCGGGAAAATAGGCATTATGATTCAGGAGATGACTGAAGAGCTGGCTGAATCCTTTGGCTTATCTCAAGCACGCGGAGCACTGGTTGTTTCTGTAGAAAAAGATGGTCCAGCAGACAAAGCAGGTATCGAAGTGAAAGATGTTATTTTGAAATTTGACGGCAAAGATATTGCTGTTTCCAGTGATCTGCCGCGTCTTGTCGGAAACACTAAACCTAAATCTAAAGTACCTGTGCAAGTCTGGCGGGACGGTGCCACTAAGAATTTAACTGTTTTGGTAGGGGAAATGCCTTCAGATGAAGGTGATCGCAGCCGCAAGCAAAGTAAGGCCCCTGATACTTCGAATCCACTCGGGTTGGCTCTGAGTGAGCTCTCTGATAAACAAAAGAAACAATTGGGTATCGAGAATGGTTTGCTGGTTGAGGAAGTACAAGGTGGCATTGCAAATCGTGCTGGTATACGCCAGGGTGACATTATTCTCGGTTTTAATAGCCAGGATGTCACAACCGTCAAACAGTTTAATCAGTTGCTTAGCAAGGTTGAGAAAGGGCGAAATATTGCGCTATTGATAAAAAGAGGCGATATGACTACTTTCATTACGATGAAACTCGATAATTAA
- a CDS encoding sigma-E factor negative regulatory protein has product MKNKMSELMDGELEPVDADEVITELKKKHDLLNDWETYHMIGEALRQPAVSFHINVASRVSERLIIEPTLFMPRVSQAHKRKFVTLSAAASCAALVSGWLVMQIADVQQEVLVTEKVNNKAVVQVDHPVAFQPSPAFSLPFTLHHPGDYSLIHRELSPHTKMQAPITGVHQVESREEKSR; this is encoded by the coding sequence ATGAAAAATAAAATGTCAGAGCTGATGGACGGTGAATTGGAGCCGGTGGATGCTGATGAAGTGATTACAGAGTTAAAGAAAAAGCATGATTTATTGAATGATTGGGAAACCTATCATATGATCGGTGAAGCACTGCGACAGCCAGCAGTATCATTCCACATCAATGTGGCGAGTCGAGTAAGTGAACGCTTAATAATCGAACCAACCTTGTTTATGCCGCGTGTATCACAAGCACACAAGCGGAAATTTGTTACACTTTCAGCTGCTGCATCCTGTGCTGCCTTAGTAAGTGGCTGGTTAGTGATGCAAATAGCAGATGTTCAGCAAGAAGTGCTTGTTACCGAGAAAGTGAATAATAAGGCAGTTGTTCAAGTTGATCATCCGGTAGCTTTCCAGCCTTCCCCAGCCTTTTCGCTTCCATTTACGCTTCACCATCCAGGTGATTATTCATTGATCCATAGAGAACTTTCACCGCATACGAAGATGCAAGCACCCATAACGGGTGTACATCAGGTTGAAAGCAGGGAAGAGAAATCCAGATAA
- the rpoE gene encoding RNA polymerase sigma factor RpoE: MGDREIDQQLVERVQHGDKHAFDLLVIKYQRKLARLLSQFIRDAAEVEDVAQETFIKAYRALPSFRGESAFYTWLYRIGINTAKNFLVSQGRKVPTTVSEFDNEEAENFEEAGRLREVSTPESELMTKQIAQTVNQSLDALPEELRTAIVLREIEGLSYEEIASIMNCPIGTVRSRIFRAREAIAEKLRPLLGTSKDKRW, translated from the coding sequence ATGGGTGATCGTGAAATCGATCAACAATTGGTTGAGCGCGTCCAACATGGCGATAAGCATGCTTTTGATTTACTGGTGATCAAATATCAGAGAAAGCTGGCACGTTTGTTATCACAGTTTATTCGTGATGCTGCTGAGGTTGAAGATGTCGCCCAGGAAACTTTTATTAAGGCATATCGTGCTTTACCATCATTTCGTGGTGAAAGCGCTTTTTATACCTGGCTATATCGTATTGGTATCAATACAGCCAAAAACTTTCTTGTATCCCAAGGAAGAAAAGTGCCCACGACTGTTAGCGAATTTGATAATGAAGAAGCAGAGAATTTTGAAGAAGCAGGTAGATTACGAGAAGTCAGTACACCAGAAAGTGAACTGATGACCAAACAAATTGCTCAAACGGTTAATCAATCATTAGACGCATTACCTGAGGAATTAAGGACGGCAATTGTTCTGAGGGAAATTGAAGGTTTAAGTTATGAAGAGATTGCGAGTATTATGAACTGCCCCATTGGAACAGTTCGCTCTCGTATATTTCGTGCACGTGAGGCCATAGCTGAAAAACTGCGGCCTTTATTAGGAACAAGTAAAGACAAGAGGTGGTAA
- the nadB gene encoding L-aspartate oxidase: MQQYHFDTLIIGSGLAGLTLALNLAQNQKVAIVTKRSLQDSSSTWAQGGIAAVLSMEDSADAHIRDTLVAGAGLCDEAITRCVVENGPPAIKWLISQGVNFTRDSNNETGYHLTREGGHSVRRVIHINDATGKAVQSTLSTKIRTHPNIAILEHHIAVDLITSSKLTHHPDNQNDRCYGAYVLDIKADTIHTISAHNTVLATGGAGKVYLYTTNPDTATGDGIAMGWRAGCRIANMEFIQFHPTCLYHPHAKSFLISEAVRGEGGLLKLPNGERFMPWHDKRAELAPRDIVARAIDFEMKKRGLDCVYLDISHKSSDFLKQHFPTIYTRCHELGIDITRQPIPVVPAAHYTCGGIVVDRKGKTDLGNLYAIGETAHTGLHGANRLASNSLLECLVFGQAAAEDILSLSPVPPISLPKWDESRVTDADEEIVISHNWDELRRFMWSYVGIVRTNKRLQRAQHRINLLREEINEYYTNFRVTGDLLELRNLVTTADLIVQSAMLRHESRGLHYSLDYPNLLPQAQNTILRRKEFELASENSVPI, from the coding sequence ATGCAACAATATCATTTTGATACGCTGATCATCGGCAGTGGCCTGGCCGGGCTTACACTCGCGCTCAATTTAGCACAAAATCAGAAGGTAGCCATTGTCACTAAACGATCATTACAGGATAGCTCCAGTACTTGGGCACAAGGCGGGATTGCTGCTGTACTTTCAATGGAGGATTCTGCTGATGCTCACATTCGCGATACATTAGTGGCTGGTGCCGGCTTATGTGATGAGGCAATTACCCGCTGTGTCGTTGAAAACGGACCACCAGCTATCAAATGGCTCATTTCTCAAGGGGTCAACTTTACACGTGATAGCAATAATGAAACCGGCTATCACCTCACCCGAGAAGGTGGGCATAGTGTACGGCGAGTTATTCACATCAATGATGCCACCGGTAAAGCAGTACAATCTACACTCAGCACAAAAATTCGCACCCACCCGAACATTGCCATACTCGAGCACCATATTGCAGTTGACCTGATCACAAGTTCTAAATTGACTCATCATCCTGATAATCAGAATGACCGCTGTTATGGTGCTTATGTATTAGATATCAAAGCAGATACAATTCACACCATTTCTGCCCACAACACGGTATTAGCAACAGGGGGAGCAGGAAAAGTCTATCTCTATACAACCAATCCCGATACCGCCACAGGTGACGGCATCGCTATGGGATGGCGTGCAGGCTGCAGGATAGCCAATATGGAATTCATCCAATTTCACCCTACCTGCCTTTATCATCCCCATGCTAAATCTTTCCTGATTAGTGAAGCCGTTAGAGGTGAAGGCGGACTATTAAAACTTCCTAATGGGGAACGCTTTATGCCGTGGCATGATAAACGTGCGGAACTGGCACCACGCGATATTGTGGCACGTGCTATTGATTTTGAAATGAAAAAAAGAGGTCTTGATTGCGTCTATCTGGATATTTCTCATAAATCATCCGATTTTCTCAAGCAGCACTTTCCTACTATTTATACTCGATGCCACGAATTAGGAATTGATATTACACGCCAACCCATTCCAGTCGTTCCCGCTGCACATTACACATGTGGCGGTATCGTTGTTGACCGGAAAGGCAAAACTGATCTAGGCAACTTATATGCCATAGGCGAGACTGCTCATACTGGATTACATGGTGCTAACCGGTTAGCCAGTAATTCTTTATTAGAGTGTTTAGTATTCGGCCAGGCTGCAGCCGAGGATATTCTCAGTCTATCACCTGTCCCTCCCATCTCACTTCCCAAATGGGATGAAAGTCGCGTGACAGATGCAGATGAGGAAATCGTCATTTCACATAACTGGGACGAGCTACGCCGCTTCATGTGGAGTTACGTGGGAATTGTACGAACCAATAAACGCCTGCAACGTGCTCAACACCGCATAAACCTGCTACGGGAAGAAATCAATGAGTACTATACTAATTTTCGCGTGACAGGCGATTTGTTAGAATTACGTAACTTAGTTACAACGGCTGATTTGATTGTGCAAAGTGCCATGCTTCGCCATGAGAGCCGTGGCTTGCACTACAGCCTTGATTATCCAAATCTATTACCGCAAGCCCAGAATACAATCTTAAGACGAAAAGAATTTGAATTGGCTTCAGAAAATTCGGTACCCATATAG
- a CDS encoding HAMP domain-containing sensor histidine kinase has translation MRSTIDSVTPETDDKPDITPQAELRHNPTSFLKLILLGFSIVGLPLIAALIYSAIRIDQLAEQSRQTIYQATEITHGSSILIDEIIVMERSVQHAHILEDISLLEGYFQAHTNFEKTAIKLMEASPYLEQQLLLEKLQLLEATIFREILTSYNTPQNLRDLLNQFANLLILAQNFSTENYRIIGQKINEMSEMALRTRTLVEWELLILIPFVILLALAFSVFIARPLRQLDEAIYNMGQGKLSSAVRIAGPENLKYLGSRLDWMRRRLLKLEEQKIQFLRQVSHELKTPLSAIREGTNLLAEGVTGDLNKKQKQIVDILQTSSIQLQKRIEDLLSFSALQADKVALIKQRTNLAHIITTVLKDQNLSIMSRKIKIDLTCPDLMLECDKQKVGIIIDNLLSNAIKFSPQDSCIKISAIQMDQTIQLDVIDYGSGIDITDEDKIFEPFYRGRSKPNSHIRGTGLGLSIAREYALAHGGNIKLVKHGGQGAHFCLILPIQDPEVQP, from the coding sequence TTGAGAAGCACGATAGATTCTGTTACGCCAGAAACGGATGATAAACCGGATATTACCCCTCAAGCAGAGCTACGTCACAATCCCACATCCTTTCTTAAATTGATCTTGCTCGGGTTTTCGATAGTAGGATTACCCTTAATCGCTGCGCTAATCTACAGCGCCATACGTATTGATCAGCTTGCCGAGCAGAGCCGCCAAACCATCTATCAGGCCACAGAAATTACTCATGGCAGCAGTATCTTGATTGATGAAATTATCGTGATGGAGCGGAGTGTACAGCACGCGCATATTTTGGAAGACATATCCTTACTCGAAGGTTATTTTCAGGCACATACCAATTTTGAAAAAACGGCGATAAAGCTTATGGAAGCTTCTCCCTACCTGGAACAACAGCTTTTATTGGAAAAATTACAATTATTAGAGGCAACTATTTTTCGTGAAATACTGACTTCATATAATACTCCTCAGAATCTTCGAGATTTACTCAACCAGTTTGCTAATCTGCTTATCCTTGCACAGAATTTCTCTACAGAAAATTATCGGATAATTGGACAGAAAATAAATGAAATGAGTGAGATGGCTTTACGTACTCGCACTTTGGTTGAGTGGGAATTACTCATTCTGATCCCATTTGTTATTTTGCTCGCCCTCGCTTTCTCAGTATTCATAGCACGACCGCTTCGTCAGCTTGACGAAGCAATTTATAATATGGGCCAAGGTAAATTATCTAGCGCAGTAAGAATTGCTGGTCCTGAAAATTTAAAATACCTGGGTTCTCGCCTAGATTGGATGCGTCGCCGCTTGCTCAAATTGGAAGAACAGAAAATACAATTTCTACGACAAGTCTCCCATGAACTTAAAACACCCCTCTCCGCTATTCGTGAGGGAACAAACCTCCTTGCAGAAGGAGTAACTGGCGATCTTAATAAAAAACAGAAACAAATTGTTGATATTCTCCAAACCAGCAGCATCCAATTGCAGAAACGTATCGAAGATTTATTAAGTTTTAGTGCCCTTCAGGCAGACAAAGTGGCACTGATTAAACAGCGCACAAATCTTGCTCATATCATCACCACTGTCTTGAAGGATCAGAATCTGTCTATCATGAGTAGAAAGATAAAAATCGATTTAACATGCCCAGATCTCATGCTCGAATGCGACAAACAGAAAGTTGGTATTATAATTGATAATCTTTTATCAAATGCCATAAAATTCTCTCCACAAGACAGTTGCATCAAGATCTCTGCGATACAAATGGATCAAACTATCCAACTCGATGTCATCGACTATGGTAGCGGGATTGATATCACCGATGAGGATAAAATTTTTGAACCCTTTTATCGGGGGCGTAGCAAACCTAATAGCCATATCAGAGGAACCGGGCTTGGCTTGTCAATTGCCAGGGAATATGCACTTGCACACGGTGGGAATATTAAACTTGTTAAACATGGCGGTCAGGGAGCGCATTTCTGCCTAATCCTGCCTATTCAAGATCCTGAGGTTCAGCCATGA